TTATCGCCGCTATGATGAACAAACTGTTTGCATCGACCGATATCAGCTTTATCTCGGAAAGAAGGTAGATCGCCATAAGTGGCAAAATGGTCAAACCTCCGAGCTGGGTGGCGGTCCGAACATCATTTACCCGTGCGGATATCAGGACGTTAGCTTCCACGGCGAACACCGCATAGAGTGGTGCCACCACCAGAAGGACTAAAGCCATCGTCCAGTTCGGATAGTAGAGATACCCCAGCTTTCCATTGGTCACCGCATCCGTCAATATCATGAATATCGTGGCACCGAGGAAGACGGCCAGAATGGCGGGTATGAACGATGCCAGGCTCTTTCCCAGAAGTATCTCATCGTCCGTCGCCGGCGTGGCCAAGAGCGGTTCCAGGCTGTTCTCGACCTTCTCTCCGACAATGCTGTAAGAGGAGATCGCAGTCGGAATGACGGCGGCAATAATAACGAAGAGTAGAGAGAAGGAATCGAGGAGGCCCGTCAAGGCGATCGTCGAGGTCGATGACTTGCTCGCTATGTACGCGATCACTCCCGGCAAAGCGATGGAAATGGCCAGCGGCAAAATGATAGTCGCATAGAAGATGCTCTTCTTCCTTCGGAAAATACCGAGATCTTTGCTCGCAATAGTCCACACCGTTTCAAGATCCATCCTCTCACTCCCTGACCAGGTTAAGATAGACGTCCTCTAAGCTCGGGCGAAGATCGTTGACGAATTGGATATGGCCACCTACCATTGTGATGGCTTTCACGATGCCGGGGTTTTGCTTCTCTGGGTTGTTGACCTCAATGACCAGATTATTTCCGTCGACCGTTACCTTCTCGAATCCGAGCCCGGTTACCGCGGCAACGATAGCATCGTTAACTCGTTCCAATTTGACCGAGGTCCTTCTCGCCCTGAAAGATCCCATCAGTGATTCTGGTGAATCTACCGCGACCAACTTGGTTTTCATGATCCCTACCCGATCGCATATCCTTTGGGCTTCGTCCAGATGGTGTGTGTTGAGGAATATGGTCTTTTTTTCCTTTTTCAGTTCCATGATAAAGTCCCTCACGGTCTTGGCAGCCTCAGGGTCAAGGTTCGCCGTCGGTTCATCCAGGAACAGGACTTGGGGATCGTGGATCAGGGCGCGAGCGATAGCCAGCTTCTGCTTCATGCCCTTAGAGAATGTGCCAGCCGGCAGGTCCCTCTTTTCCCAGAGACCGAGCAGTTTTAGGAAATGCTCGATGTCCTCTTTCCTCTGCATCTCTGTACGCTTATACAGTTTAGCGAAAAAGTCCAGGTTCTGATAGGCAGAGAGGCTCTCGTAGAGACCGACATTCTCAGGCGATAGGCCGATCATCTTTCTGATCTTTGCCTGGTCCTCTTTTTTTCCAATCTCATACTCTCCTATCCGGGCCTCACCGCTGGTCTTGGATATGAGGCAGGCCAGCATTCTCACGGTGGTGGTCTTTCCCGCGCCGTTCGGACCGAGGAATCCGAAAACCTCTCCTTCGTTCACGTGCAAAGTGAGATTGTCAACTGCGACCAGATCGCCGAACTTTCTTGTCAGGTTCTCAATCTCGATCATTCTTGGCCCCCGCATTGTACTTTTCTTGCATCCGTTATTTGTACATACCATACTTTAAACGATCCACATCTATTGAGAGTTATATCTCTTTAGATATAGGTTCAAAACTTAATCCATTTCCATCAATTTCCGGTACATTTCTAGGGTGAGCTCAAGGATCTTTGTTACGTATTCCAGGGTAGTCCTCGTGAACTGCTCCATTCTTGGCCACAAGGTCTCTCTATAGCTGAGGGCTTCAGTGTAGCGGCGTTGTGTAAGCCGATAATAAGGTTCGACGAGCTTGCGCCTCTCCTCCTTGGAAATGAATTGAAAGAAAACGATGTGGACAGTAAGGTCGTCGAAATCAGCGCTTCTGAGCGTGTCCAGGTTTTCTCTGACCGGTGTGGCAGCAAGTTCCAGGATCCTTGTCTTGCCTTTCTCGGTAAGCGTATAAACCTTCCTGTTGGGTACACTGCTCTGTACCTCGATTCGGGAATCAACCAGGCCTTCCTTTTCAAAGCGACTAAGTCGTGGATACACAGCGCTGTCGCTCAGATTAGGGTATTGAGAATTGAAGGAACGGGCTATCTTCTTCTTTATCTCGTAGCCGTGAGCAGGACCGCCCAATAACGATCCCAGGACCATCAGATCGACTTCGTTC
The sequence above is drawn from the Methanomassiliicoccales archaeon genome and encodes:
- a CDS encoding ABC transporter permease subunit — protein: MDLETVWTIASKDLGIFRRKKSIFYATIILPLAISIALPGVIAYIASKSSTSTIALTGLLDSFSLLFVIIAAVIPTAISSYSIVGEKVENSLEPLLATPATDDEILLGKSLASFIPAILAVFLGATIFMILTDAVTNGKLGYLYYPNWTMALVLLVVAPLYAVFAVEANVLISARVNDVRTATQLGGLTILPLMAIYLLSEIKLISVDANSLFIIAAIILVADVVLFYLSRATFRREEILTRWK
- a CDS encoding ABC transporter ATP-binding protein; translation: MIEIENLTRKFGDLVAVDNLTLHVNEGEVFGFLGPNGAGKTTTVRMLACLISKTSGEARIGEYEIGKKEDQAKIRKMIGLSPENVGLYESLSAYQNLDFFAKLYKRTEMQRKEDIEHFLKLLGLWEKRDLPAGTFSKGMKQKLAIARALIHDPQVLFLDEPTANLDPEAAKTVRDFIMELKKEKKTIFLNTHHLDEAQRICDRVGIMKTKLVAVDSPESLMGSFRARRTSVKLERVNDAIVAAVTGLGFEKVTVDGNNLVIEVNNPEKQNPGIVKAITMVGGHIQFVNDLRPSLEDVYLNLVRE
- a CDS encoding PadR family transcriptional regulator, which translates into the protein MGKNEVDLMVLGSLLGGPAHGYEIKKKIARSFNSQYPNLSDSAVYPRLSRFEKEGLVDSRIEVQSSVPNRKVYTLTEKGKTRILELAATPVRENLDTLRSADFDDLTVHIVFFQFISKEERRKLVEPYYRLTQRRYTEALSYRETLWPRMEQFTRTTLEYVTKILELTLEMYRKLMEMD